A region from the Silene latifolia isolate original U9 population chromosome 7, ASM4854445v1, whole genome shotgun sequence genome encodes:
- the LOC141592227 gene encoding galactan beta-1,4-galactosyltransferase GALS3-like, whose amino-acid sequence MVKKDDRDKEKALPKSTIVAEKRVLIGLIWNCAAELKLILTALLLLCSFATLLQFLPSRFFPFYYPTYTYTTLPSNCPPNVTVAVVATPPLPVAEVVLDNGVVKRSFNPVGTAAYNFILVSAYRGGPNTFAIIGLSSKPLHVYGRPSYTCEYHSNKENDIDDGNNIDNGSNNETVVVSVRGRKILPDWGYGRVYTTIVINCTFPDTSIVSTPTVGGQLILKAAVNGGFDAELDPTDTILALTEPANSWNLSKYTNTPPKYDYLYCGSPIYGNLSPQRVREWIAYHVRLFGERSHFVIYDAGGVHPEVLEVLKPWMELGYVTLQDVREQERFDAYYHNQFAVVNDCLHRYRFDAKWMFFFDVDEFVYLAEGDTFEDVMESVGEYSMFTIEQIPMSNQLCLLKDAGKTSKKWGFEKLVYKNVKKVARRDRKYAIQPRNVFATGVHISQNYQGNYLMKTGHLMKYYHYHGTVAQRREPCRQFDNGMSVVADGIPYVQDTNMMSIAPLVKSFELKTIGSRLESTRQ is encoded by the exons ATGGTTAAAAAAGATGACAGAGATAAAGAAAAAGCACTACCTAAATCAACAATTGTAGCTGAAAAAAGAGTATTAATTGGTTTAATATGGAATTGTGCTGCTGAACTCAAGCTCATTCTTACTGCTCTTCTTCTCCTTTGTTCTTTCGCTACTCTTCTTCAATTCCTCCCTTCTCGCTTCTTTCCCTTTTATTATCCTACTTATACTTACACTACTCTTCCTTCAAATTGCCCTCCTAATGTCACTGTCGCCGTTGTCGCTACCCCGCCTCTGCCTGTTGCAGAGGTGGTTTTGGACAATGGTGTTGTAAAGCGGTCATTCAACCCAGTTGGGACTGCAGCGTATAATTTTATTCTAGTGTCGGCTTACCGAGGTGGTCCAAATACTTTTGCTATTATTGGGTTGTCTTCGAAACCACTCCATGTGTATGGACGTCCTAGTTATACCTGCGAGTATCATTCTAATAAGGAAAATGACATAGATGATGGTAATAATATTGATAATGGTAGTAATAATGAGACTGTTGTGGTTTCTGTACGCGGTCGTAAGATCCTCCCAGACTGGGGATACGGCCGCGTGTACACAACAATAGTCATCAACTGCACTTTCCCAGACACCTCCATCGTTTCCACCCCGACCGTAGGCGGTCAACTCATCCTCAAAGCGGCGGTGAACGGTGGTTTTGACGCTGAACTCGACCCCACAGACACGATCCTCGCCCTAACCGAACCCGCAAACTCATGGAACCTATCAAAATATACCAATACACCCCCGAAGTACGACTACCTATACTGTGGGTCCCCAATATACGGGAACCTGAGCCCACAAAGGGTACGTGAGTGGATCGCGTACCATGTTCGGCTCTTCGGAGAGCGGTCACACTTCGTTATATATGACGCGGGTGGGGTTCATCCTGAGGTGTTGGAGGTGTTGAAACCATGGATGGAGCTGGGTTACGTGACGTTGCAGGATGTAAGGGAACAAGAGAGGTTCGATGCGTATTATCATAATCAATTTGCAGTTGTAAACGATTGTCTGCATCGGTATCGGTTCGATGCAAAATGGATGTTCTTCTTTGATGTGGATGAGTTTGTGTATTTGGCTGAGGGAGATACCTTTGAAGATGTTATGGAGTCGGTTGGAGAGTATTCTATGTTTACTATCGAACAAATTCCTATGTCTAACCAACTTTGTCTCCTCAAGGATGCCGGCAAAACCTCCAA GAAATGGGGATTCGAGAAACTAGTATATAAAAACGTGAAAAAAGTGGCAAGAAGGGATCGGAAGTACGCAATACAGCCTCGTAATGTGTTTGCCACAGGAGTGCACATATCTCAAAACTACCAAGGCAACTACCTTATGAAGACAGGTCATCTAATGAAGTACTACCACTACCACGGCACCGTTGCTCAACGTCGAGAGCCGTGCAGGCAATTCGACAACGGCATGTCCGTCGTTGCAGACGGCATTCCATATGTACAAGACACTAATATGATGTCCATTGCTCCGTTGGTTAAAAGTTTCGAGCTTAAGACAATTGGATCTAGACTTGAGTCAACTAGGCAATAA
- the LOC141592228 gene encoding uncharacterized protein LOC141592228, producing the protein MVWSATMVGALLGLGTQMYSNALRKLPYMRHPWEHVLGMGIGAVFVNQLVKWDVKLQEDLDKMLEKAKAANERRYMDEDE; encoded by the exons ATGGTGTGGAGTGCGACAATGGTGGGAGCACTACTGGGTCTGGGTACTCAAATGTACTCCAACGCCCTCCGTAAACTGCCTTACATGCGCC ATCCATGGGAGCATGTTTTGGGCATGGGAATTGGCGCTGTTTTTGTAAATCAACTTGTGAAATGGGATGTTAAGCTTCAAGAAGATCTTGATAAGATGCTTGAAAAAGCTAAGGCTGCTAATGAACGCCGTTATATGG ACGAAGATGAGTAG